In 'Nostoc azollae' 0708, the following are encoded in one genomic region:
- a CDS encoding cytochrome c oxidase subunit II transmembrane domain-containing protein: protein MSRFLEYLLIAGYIAVLLVVSHWIGQIAYSWMPIEATAEAQKVDSLFSFLTAIGAFIILPLISMMVYSVLFFRARPNDYSEGHPSRGDLKLGLLWTATPTLLV from the coding sequence ATGTCTAGATTTTTAGAGTATTTACTAATAGCTGGCTATATTGCAGTTTTGCTTGTCGTCAGCCATTGGATTGGACAGATAGCGTATTCTTGGATGCCTATTGAAGCTACAGCAGAAGCACAAAAAGTAGATAGTTTGTTTAGCTTCTTAACTGCTATTGGTGCATTTATTATTCTTCCGCTTATAAGCATGATGGTGTACTCAGTACTTTTCTTCCGCGCACGTCCAAATGACTACAGTGAGGGACATCCATCAAGAGGCGATTTAAAACTAGGACTTTTATGGACAGCCACTCCAACATTGCTAGTTTGA
- a CDS encoding DUF2231 domain-containing protein has product MNSQWIDSLGLRLGTNGLPYEIPMHPQLVHLTLGLFIIAILFDIAGAIFPIERPIFRFLGLPAIRSGFFDVGWYNLLGASIVTFFTVAFGFCELLLTNAPINQKSDWGLNASWTLLLHGVGGVLLLGVIVAMTFWRGLQRYHWRKGASRQVQWFYLLVGIVIMGILYIHGTLGGQLGSEFGVHVTAAKLVQEGANPDLLPK; this is encoded by the coding sequence ATGAACTCACAATGGATTGACTCTTTAGGATTGAGGTTAGGCACTAACGGGCTACCTTACGAAATTCCTATGCATCCACAACTGGTGCATCTGACATTAGGTTTATTCATCATCGCCATCTTATTTGACATAGCAGGAGCTATTTTTCCTATAGAACGACCAATCTTCAGATTTTTGGGTCTTCCTGCTATCCGTTCTGGCTTCTTTGATGTTGGTTGGTACAACCTGCTAGGAGCATCTATTGTCACATTTTTCACCGTCGCCTTTGGTTTCTGTGAGCTACTACTGACAAATGCACCAATTAATCAAAAAAGTGATTGGGGCTTAAACGCCTCTTGGACACTGCTGTTACATGGTGTGGGTGGGGTTCTGCTGTTGGGGGTAATTGTTGCCATGACTTTCTGGAGAGGCTTGCAACGCTACCACTGGCGTAAAGGTGCTTCCAGACAAGTACAGTGGTTTTACTTGTTAGTAGGGATTGTAATCATGGGTATCTTGTACATTCACGGCACTTTAGGAGGGCAATTAGGATCGGAATTCGGGGTTCACGTTACTGCTGCTAAGTTAGTCCAAGAGGGCGCAAACCCAGACTTACTACCTAAATAA
- a CDS encoding DUF2231 domain-containing protein translates to MFALTLNSQNLPYPDPIHPIVVHFIAMVFFSFICDILGHSTYNAHLFEVAFWNILVGAMATFVAIVFGQFEAGLAQVYSVVQSTLNFHTLIGWSLGAIIAAITAWRFMIRDHLRRAERHRNPLKLPPGYLGIATFLICLVFLQVYLGSKLFWVYSLHVEAVVKVMKQGVSP, encoded by the coding sequence ATGTTTGCTCTGACTCTTAATAGCCAAAACCTCCCCTACCCCGACCCCATACACCCCATCGTTGTACATTTCATAGCGATGGTGTTCTTCTCGTTTATTTGCGATATATTAGGTCATTCTACATACAATGCACACTTATTTGAGGTAGCGTTTTGGAATATATTGGTAGGAGCGATGGCAACTTTCGTAGCCATAGTTTTTGGGCAGTTCGAAGCAGGGCTGGCACAAGTGTATTCAGTAGTTCAATCAACACTGAATTTTCACACACTCATAGGTTGGTCACTGGGGGCGATCATTGCTGCTATTACAGCTTGGCGGTTTATGATTCGCGATCACCTACGGCGGGCGGAACGCCATCGCAATCCGCTAAAACTTCCTCCTGGTTACCTTGGTATTGCTACGTTTTTAATTTGCTTAGTATTCTTGCAAGTTTATTTGGGGAGCAAGCTGTTTTGGGTATACAGTTTACACGTTGAGGCTGTGGTTAAGGTTATGAAGCAGGGAGTTTCACCATGA